A genomic stretch from Heterodontus francisci isolate sHetFra1 chromosome 23, sHetFra1.hap1, whole genome shotgun sequence includes:
- the acyp1 gene encoding acylphosphatase-1 — MASDGEGALLSLHYEVFGKVQGVFFRKHTQKEAKRLGLTGWVQNTVQGTVKGQLQGAEERVRAMQTWLRNTGSPKSQIERVEFTNQKRIQQREYSDFQIIK; from the coding sequence ATGGCGTCGGATGGTGAGGGTGCGTTGTTGTCGCTGCATTATGAAGTGTTTGGGAAGGTGCAGGGAGTGTTCTTCCGGAAACATACGCAGAAAGAAGCCAAGCGGCTGGGCCTGACGGGCTGGGTGCAGAATACGGTGCAGGGGACAGTGAAGGGCCAGCTGCAAGGAGCCGAAGAGCGGGTGCGGGCCATGCAGACCTGGCTCCGCAACACCGGCAGCCCCAAGTCCCAGATAGAAAGAGTCGAGTTCACCAACCAGAAGCGAATCCAGCAGCGGGAATACTCAGACTTCCAGATCATCAAATAA